ATTGAACTAGCACAAAAATTACACTAAAAGAGATGAGTTTGATTAGAACGTACGGTAATTGAGATGACTCTATATATTAATCTCAAGTCAGGGGTCAAATGAGGTCGGTATATTTATGTTGTTCGAGGGTAACTATAGGAACAAGAAATTCACATACCCCTTGTGATCGCGGCACAACGGACAAGAAGCATTTCGTCTGAGCCACTGGTCGATGCATTGGGCGTGGAAGTAGTGTCCACATGCAGGGATGGTCCGGAGTGTCTCCTTGGGCTGGTACTCTGACAGGCAAATCGCGCAGGTATCATCATTGGGCCTAGGTACCTGTCCATCATCGTCGACTTGAATCTTCGGATAAGATTCTATCGTGGCTAGATCGATGCCAGCGACGCCATTGGGGGCGCTTCGAGTTTCTCTCGAGGGGCTTGAAGGAAATGAGATATCAACAACGTTGTTCTCACCGTCCTCGATGTTAGGAGGGTGGCCCCGACGACCACGATGACTAGAGAGCGGAGAGTGCGAGCTTAGGTAGCACGCGATACAGGACATGCAAGCGACGAAGGGCAATATGACGCCGGAGAGTATCCAAAACTTGGCATGCTGTAAAAACCctacatgattgattgattgaccaTGTTGAATAATGAGACAGTTCGAGAGTGATCTTTAAATTAAGAGATAATTTATATGTGGGGGAAAGCTAGGTATAACCGTATGATCAACTGGTGAAAAATCGATTTGATTGCTTATAATCAatgaaatcgatttttttttttcagaagtgTTCTTAAATCCCTGTTTATTATATACGTTAATAACAAAAATCTTGGGCAGAAGCTAGCGAATCTAGGCACGTACCATGTTTACCGAAGCATCGAACATCGGAGCCTGCGGATACCTTGAGCCCGCACCTCCCGCCACTTTTCTCGCACCCGCCACAATCTGATAGATCCCACCTCAGGACAACCCTCTCGGTTATATTCGTTGGATATTGCGACGACACCGGAACCGACACGGTCCAATTCCGACATTTGAACACCGAGAAGTACCAAGAAGCGTAGAAATTGCTGGTACTACTGTACAGCACGTTGTTTCGTTGATCGCTGACGCAGTCCACCCGTTCGATCCCAGGCTCTGACGATAGATCTTCGATGCAACTCGCAAACGTGTAGCTCCCGTACTCTTCCGCTAGGAAGGGCGAGCGTGAAAGCGTCAAGTTCTGAAGCCGCTTCGCCAGGCAGTTGGTCGGTTCCTTGAGCACCACGTACTGCTGCTCGTAGTTAATGAGGTCGACGACGAAGTACTGCAAGTTGGGCAACTGGAGAATCGCTTGGCCTCGGATGTTGCACGAGAGGTCGAAGCCCGGATAGCCGCATCGCTCGGGATGGAAGTCTCTTACTCGGAAAGGGAAGCGAATCTCAGGACCGTGAGGGTGACAAACTCTTACCGGACATATATCGCTGGGTTTATCGGCAGAGACATGGAGAGAGAggccgaggaagaaagagaagaagatggcgGAGGAAGCCATGAGAGGCACATAACGGAGAGTAGCTAGGGTTGTACCTAGTAAGTTAAGGtggttctctctcttctttctcaagaaagatttctttccttttgaaggAGATATCATTAATATCTTACGTACCTACTCAAGGACAAGACCACAGGATGTGCCTTAGTTTATTTAGCCGGCTCAAAACGGGTGGAGTTTTGTAGGTCATTAGAAAGACATAACGTCGAAACAATCAAAGGGAAAAGGCGAAACGTAATGTCCTTACTAAGGTAATAGACAATTGCATAATGCTGTTTGGTTCCATGAGGACAAGGCCCATGGAGACAATTCAGTACTGCATCTCTCTGTGAAATGTATCGTTTCATGTAGTCGATGCGGCTGACGAAGTCTTCCCAGTCGGGCTAATCGGAAGATCGCCTGGCTTCCATTGTTGCATGAGAGTTCAACTCCAGGACAGCCACGACGTTTACCTTGGACGTCCCTGAACCAAGAAGGGGAGCTGATCGGAGGTTCCGGAAGTCGACAATGCTTCCATTGTGCTTGGGTATGAATTAAGATTCTCGCCTTCgatatcttttttcttctttcaagtaTTCATTATTGGGATATGTTTCATACACCCCATTGATAGGAAAGCACAGAGTTCCCGCTGCCCGGTGAGCGGATGAGATCCGGGGAGCCGTCTCAACGGATTCTCAAGAGGGCAACGCTCTTTGGATATTAGATGccttttataatttgagtccatatttttttattggtagtttagATTTGGGCTCATAAATAACTACTTCTATTTATACTTTTCccgcttgtaattgagtaatgtaacaAGAGGTGCAAGGTgctgctaattatagtgaaatctagATATAATCATAATTTAAGGATGAACTAGAATAAAATCTTTTGTCTCGCTTTCGTTTTATTGCTTTTACGctttatttcattattattgTACATTGAATTCTAACTTTACTTTCCTTCTCCGTCTTtgacaaaatttcccatcaGATCTTTTACTGTGTGATTTTAGCTGCAGCACGTACAGAAAAGGAACCGAAAGAACACACAAGCCTGTGTAAAATCAGCAAAAGCGCAACACTTCGGAGTAAACAGTGCAACGGGAGAGAAACATAAGAATTCCCGCAGAACCCAGAATGAGAAAAAGCGCGAGAAGATGGCTGAAACGTGGACTGTTCTGCCCACTATTCACTTCTAGAGCTCAAGTCGAAGCATTCATGGCCTCGGCGACTAACGTTGCTCGATCCAAAACCCCGCATCGATTACACTAAAGATGACGCGAAAATGGCTTGCTTGAACCGGCATATCGTTGATCTATTCTGACTTTCGAAAATTAATCtcacgtgcaatggactattctTCTAAGTGGTGGGGGTATGCCAATGCCATCGGGTAAGTCCCCAAGACGTGGTCATTGGGAGTCGAATTTTAGACCTCATCaatttaactgtctaaggcctAGGAAGCTTAATCAACTCGTCCAACATCCCATTAGCATGGACCGTGTCACTTTTGTCCATAGTAAAGAATAGAATTTCGACCTCCTCTCTATAACAATAAACGATGATTGATCGTTACGAAGTCAAAATTGAGTATTAAAATATGGACTATGTGTAAGTGAGCTCGCGGAAATTCGCCAAGTGCTGGGAAGGAGTTTGGTGGCCAATGCTCGGGTAGATTCCGAATTTTGCTCCatatcaaaaggattttccatAGGATTTATGGTAAGGCATACAAGCGAGTCAGGCTACTTGGTACTTGGTAGAGCAAATTATGCTCGATTCATCAACTGCTCGAGATCGGCTCGATTTTTTCCAAGCTAGAGTCGAGGATAAGTGGCTTATCAAGCCGAGTTCGAGCCTCAAGACACTTGACTGGATCGACTTGCAAGCCTAATCGAGTATCTCATTTTTTATGCATATATTATTTTGTTATGGATATCGAGCTAAATCCCATTCGATTAAGTTAGAAAATCCGAGTATGTTGAGTTTTATATATTTAAAATCGAGCCGAGCTCGAGTATGACGAGTTTTTTACCGAGTCGAGTTCTGCAAGAAAAAAAGTACGCAATCGAGATTGAGTcgatttttgaactttgaatttaCGAGTCAAGTCGAGCTCGAGAGTGACACCGTGTCATCTCGATCTCGCCGCTAAATATGGCCGGTGGAAAGGTCATTCTGCTAGGCGATTTAACGAATTGGTGATAATAAGCATGCATTTGAACAGTGTTATTGGGTAGAACTGGCCATCGACCTGGTCCTCCTGCTTGTCCAAATATTACTTATTTTTCCGCTGTTTGCATAAAACATAAGCGACCCATCTTTTTAAAATGTTGAATACAACTTAGTTTAGTCTAGCATTTAGACTTGTGAGGAATGCTAATGATCAATTAGTCCAATGGACCGACCATAGCGAGAACTTGATCTCACCTAAGCAGTACACATCGCGCTACAAGTGCATAAATGCGACATACTTGCAGTACGCATGAAATCCTCCTTGATTTGATGGAATTTAGGGACGAAATTTCCGATTCGATGTATGAGGTATACTCCACAttgctctccctttttttcttcctaacGAAACCGGCGAGCATTTACTGGAACTTATCTCAAACGAAAATTCATGGCCAGTCCATAAGGATGTGATGCATGGATTGAATACTTAAGGCGCTAAATGTTGTCGGTAGAACAAGCTGAAGGGCTAACGTATGATAGATGTTGAATCGATTAAATGGTTGAATCACAGTGCTGTAGTGAGTTTGTACATTGCATGTGGGGATAATTGTCCAGAAAGTCCTATACCTATTGTACAGAgcccaattcagtcctaaagttTTCAGTTGTGCTAATGTAGTCCacaatcttttgaatttttttcaatttggtcctaaacctattgttttGATAATTGGCTCAAATGACTAtattagcaaattgtcaaaaagtttaggattaaattggcaaacagTCAAAAAGCttaaagactaaattagcacaattcaAAGATTGAGGACCGAATTGAccgccgtacaataagtttaggattttttggataatttttccgttACATGTGTATGTGTACTTACGCTGCGTGAGGAGATGAACATCCAAAGAGAAAACTGCCAACAGCTGTGCGTTACCATGTTCCTCTCCAATCCACATGGTGACTTAATTTCAATTGCTTGCTGTCATCGAATCGGAAGACCTGCATTACCCACAGAAATTTGTTATCTGATAAGTTCAATTAATAAAATCGACCTATCAAAGTTTCGGAATTAGCCATTACTTTGCCAAACCGAATGAGCTCATCATTCAAAGCA
This sequence is a window from Rhodamnia argentea isolate NSW1041297 chromosome 3, ASM2092103v1, whole genome shotgun sequence. Protein-coding genes within it:
- the LOC115754690 gene encoding putative RING-H2 finger protein ATL21A — protein: MASSAIFFSFFLGLSLHVSADKPSDICPVRVCHPHGPEIRFPFRVRDFHPERCGYPGFDLSCNIRGQAILQLPNLQYFVVDLINYEQQYVVLKEPTNCLAKRLQNLTLSRSPFLAEEYGSYTFASCIEDLSSEPGIERVDCVSDQRNNVLYSSTSNFYASWYFSVFKCRNWTVSVPVSSQYPTNITERVVLRWDLSDCGGCEKSGGRCGLKVSAGSDVRCFGKHGFLQHAKFWILSGVILPFVACMSCIACYLSSHSPLSSHRGRRGHPPNIEDGENNVVDISFPSSPSRETRSAPNGVAGIDLATIESYPKIQVDDDGQVPRPNDDTCAICLSEYQPKETLRTIPACGHYFHAQCIDQWLRRNASCPLCRDHKGSPDPMTASN